GGAGAGCCTGACCACCTCCGAGGCTGCGCAGCGCATGGGCGTCTCCCGCCACACCTTCGGGCGCATCCTGGCCGAGGCCAGGCGGGCCGTGGCCGACGCCCTGGTGAACGCCCAGGCCCTGCGGATCGAGGGCGGGGAGTATGCCGTGGCCGAGCAAAGCAGGGCTCCCGAAAGGCAGAGGACGGTGAGCATGAACATCGTCGCCGTAAGCGCCGAAGGCCCCATGCTCACGGACACGGTGGACAGCCGTTTCGGGCGCGCTGCCGGGTTCGTGGTGGTGGATCTGGACACCACGGACACCCGCTACATCGACAACGGCCAGTCCCAGGCAATGGCGCACGGGGCGGGCATCCAGACGGCGGAGCGCATCGCGGACGCGGGCGCGGGGGTTCTGCTCACCGGCATCGTCGGCCCCAAGGCGTTCCGGGCCCTCGAGGCCGCCGGGATCAAGGTGGGCCTCAACCTGGAAGGCCTCACAGTGGGCGAGGCCGTGGAACGCTACAAGTCAGGCCGGGTCCCTTTCGCGGACGGCCCCAACAAGTAGGCCGGGCAGAGGCTTCCCCGTCATCAGCAACTCAAGGAGACATTCACATGGAAACGACAATCGTGGCGGTGCCTTCGGTCATGCCCGGCGGCCTGGATTCCCAGGTCGGCGAGCATTTCGGGCACTGCGAAATCTACACCCTGGTCGAGGTCGGCGTATCAGAGGTGGTGTCGGTCGCCACCTTGCCCAACGTCCCCCACGAGCACGGCGGCTGCATGGCCCCGGTGCAGCACCTGGCGGGCCGGGGCGTCAAGGCGCTCATCGCCGGGGGCATGGGCATGCGCCCGCTCATGGGGTTCAAGCAGTTGGGCATCGACGTCTACCACGGCGGCAACGCGGCCAGCGTGGCCCAGGCGGTCCAGGCCTTTCTCGACGGGAAGCTCCAGCGGTTCTCCACCGAGTTCACCTGCCGCGGCTGCTCCTGATAGCCGGCCGACCAGGACGATTCACCGGACCAACCAACCCGGCCTAAGGCGGGCGTCCGCGCGGCTCCCCACACCAGTCCGCGCGGACGTCCCGCCACCCAGGGGGCTTCATGCCGGTCCTCGAGATAAAATGCCGCGATTGCGGCTTCACGGGCGTGGTCATCACCCTCGCGACGGCGACGGCCGCCCCATCCCGGCGGAGTGGACGCCAGGGCGGCCATGGACAGGCTTCGCGGCGGGCCCTCGGCGTCCGGAAACCCTCAAACGCGCACCGGTGCGCGCGAAAAGCGTAGAGACATGAACCAATCCCCATCCGGCGACGGAGCGAACGAATCCTTGCAACCCCTGGAAATCCCCGGCGCCATCGCCCGCATCAAGAGCAAGATCGTGGTCTTGTCCGGCAAGGGCGGTGTGGGCAAGAGCACCGTGGCGGCGAACCTCGCCGCCGGGCTGGCCCTGGAAGGGCTCAGGACCGGGCTTCTCGACGTGGACGTCCACGGCCCGAGCATCCCCCGGATCATGGGCCTTGCGGGGGTGAAACCGGAGATGGCCGGGGACGCCATCCTGCCTGTGGAATGGAACTGGAACCTGAAGGTGGTCTCCATGGGCTTTTTCCTGGCGAACCCCGACGAGGCGGTGATCTGGC
The DNA window shown above is from Fundidesulfovibrio terrae and carries:
- a CDS encoding NifB/NifX family molybdenum-iron cluster-binding protein, whose amino-acid sequence is METTIVAVPSVMPGGLDSQVGEHFGHCEIYTLVEVGVSEVVSVATLPNVPHEHGGCMAPVQHLAGRGVKALIAGGMGMRPLMGFKQLGIDVYHGGNAASVAQAVQAFLDGKLQRFSTEFTCRGCS
- a CDS encoding DUF134 domain-containing protein, which translates into the protein MPRPRLCRKVSATPKSTYFKPRGVPLGDLGETRLSVEGLEALKLSDLESLTTSEAAQRMGVSRHTFGRILAEARRAVADALVNAQALRIEGGEYAVAEQSRAPERQRTVSMNIVAVSAEGPMLTDTVDSRFGRAAGFVVVDLDTTDTRYIDNGQSQAMAHGAGIQTAERIADAGAGVLLTGIVGPKAFRALEAAGIKVGLNLEGLTVGEAVERYKSGRVPFADGPNK